The Bos taurus isolate L1 Dominette 01449 registration number 42190680 breed Hereford chromosome 13, ARS-UCD2.0, whole genome shotgun sequence genome contains a region encoding:
- the CST11 gene encoding cystatin-11 precursor, whose product MMARPWQGPRLLLAIVGALVALSYQSKRKTFILVYEVPVSDPVVVTTTDFLTTDFNKKNKDPYNFRIVRVLKAVKRLTDHLEYQVNLEMRRTTCLKSELTNCSFQEGKLYKKIDCYFSVFVIPWFEKYKVLAQNCTNV is encoded by the exons ATGATGGCCAGACCCTGGCAGGGGCCCCGGCTGCTGCTGGCTATTGTGGGGGCTCTGGTGGCCCTCAGCTATCAATCAAAGCGGAAGACCTTCATTCTTGTCTACGAGGTGCCTGTGTCAGACCCCGTGGTGGTGACCACCACGGACTTTTTGACCACGGACTTCAACAAGAAGAACAAGGACCCGTACAACTTCAGGATCGTGCGTGTCCTGAAGGCTGTGAAGAGG CTGACTGACCACCTGGAGTATCAGGTCAACCTGGAGATGCGGCGGACTACCTGCCTCAAGTCGGAGCTGACCAACTGCTCCTTCCAGGAAGGGAAGCTCTACAAG aaaatcgATTGCTACTTCTCAGTATTTGTTATTCCCTGGTTTGAAAAGTATAAAGTTCTGGCCCAAAACTGCACAAATGTCTAG